The following proteins come from a genomic window of Lycium ferocissimum isolate CSIRO_LF1 chromosome 4, AGI_CSIRO_Lferr_CH_V1, whole genome shotgun sequence:
- the LOC132051703 gene encoding polypyrimidine tract-binding protein homolog 2 isoform X5, with product MSSVSSQPQFRYTQPPSKVLHLRNLPWECTEEELIELGKPFGKVVNTKCNVGANRNQAFIEFAELNQAIAMISYYASSSEPAQVRGKTVYLQYSNRQEIVNNKTTADVAGNVLLVTIEGNDARLVSIDVLHLVFSAFGFVHKITTFEKTAGFQALVQFTDAETATSAKDALDGRSIPRYLIPELGPCSLKITYSAHTDLSVKFQSHRSRDYTNPLLPVAPSAIDASGQISVGLDGKKLEPESNVLLASIENMQYAVTLDVLHMVFSAFGPVLKIAMFDKNGGVQALIQFPDVQTAIVAKEALEGHSIYEGGFCE from the exons ATGTCATCTGTATCTAGTCAGCCTCAGTTCAGATACACGCAGCCTCCCTCTAAGGTTCTACATTTAAGAAACTTACCATGGGAATGCACAGAGGAGGAACTGATTGAATTGGGAAAGCCATTTGGTAAAGTTGTTAATACCAAATGTAATGTTGGAGCAAATAGAAATCAAGCATTTATAGAATTT GCAGAATTGAATCAAGCTATTGCAATGATATCGTACTATGCTTCTTCCTCAGAACCAGCTCAGGTACGCGGGAAAACCGTCTATCTACAGTATTCCAACAGGCAAGAGATAGTGAACAACAAAACTACTGCCGATGTCGctggaaatgtattgttggtaaCTATTGAGGGAAATGATGCACGCCTTGTCAGTATAGATGTTTTACACTTG GTGTTCTCAGCTTTTGGATTTGTCCATAAGATTACTACATTTGAGAAAACTGCTGGATTCCAG GCGCTAGTGCAATTTACTGATGCAGAAACTGCGACTTCTGCGAAGGATGCCCTTGATGGAAGAAGCATTCCCAG GTATTTGATTCCGGAGCTGGGACCTTGTTCTCTCAAAATAACATATTCGGCACATACTGATTTGAGTGTGAAGTTTCAGAGTCATCGTAGCAG GGACTACACCAATCCTCTCCTTCCTGTTGCTCCCTCAGCTATTGATGCAAGTGGTCAG ATCAGTGTGGGTTTAGATGGGAAGAAGCTGGAGCCTGAAAGTAATGTTCTTCTAGCTTCCATTGAGAACATGCAATATGCTGTAACCTTGGATGTCCTACACATG GTTTTTTCAGCTTTTGGTCCTGTGCTAAAGATTGCAATGTTCGATAAGAATGGTGGGGTTCAGGCTTTGATACAATTTCCAG ATGTGCAGACAGCAATTGTTGCAAAGGAAGCTTTAGAAGGACATTCCATATATGAAGGAGGATTTT GTGAATAA
- the LOC132051703 gene encoding polypyrimidine tract-binding protein homolog 2 isoform X1 encodes MSSVSSQPQFRYTQPPSKVLHLRNLPWECTEEELIELGKPFGKVVNTKCNVGANRNQAFIEFAELNQAIAMISYYASSSEPAQVRGKTVYLQYSNRQEIVNNKTTADVAGNVLLVTIEGNDARLVSIDVLHLVFSAFGFVHKITTFEKTAGFQALVQFTDAETATSAKDALDGRSIPRYLIPELGPCSLKITYSAHTDLSVKFQSHRSRDYTNPLLPVAPSAIDASGQISVGLDGKKLEPESNVLLASIENMQYAVTLDVLHMVFSAFGPVLKIAMFDKNGGVQALIQFPDVQTAIVAKEALEGHSIYEGGFCKLHISYSRHTDLSIKVNNDRSRDYTVPNVPMMNSQPQVLGQQPPSVGGPGVHPYNGPTQYAPAPQQALGAPPQHSAGWNSPVGAAPPQHSAGWNSPVGAAPQQMPMQMHNHHYSMPPSGPTPPPPHMGPGMMPMHGQNGLPHSGGIPPYHQQ; translated from the exons ATGTCATCTGTATCTAGTCAGCCTCAGTTCAGATACACGCAGCCTCCCTCTAAGGTTCTACATTTAAGAAACTTACCATGGGAATGCACAGAGGAGGAACTGATTGAATTGGGAAAGCCATTTGGTAAAGTTGTTAATACCAAATGTAATGTTGGAGCAAATAGAAATCAAGCATTTATAGAATTT GCAGAATTGAATCAAGCTATTGCAATGATATCGTACTATGCTTCTTCCTCAGAACCAGCTCAGGTACGCGGGAAAACCGTCTATCTACAGTATTCCAACAGGCAAGAGATAGTGAACAACAAAACTACTGCCGATGTCGctggaaatgtattgttggtaaCTATTGAGGGAAATGATGCACGCCTTGTCAGTATAGATGTTTTACACTTG GTGTTCTCAGCTTTTGGATTTGTCCATAAGATTACTACATTTGAGAAAACTGCTGGATTCCAG GCGCTAGTGCAATTTACTGATGCAGAAACTGCGACTTCTGCGAAGGATGCCCTTGATGGAAGAAGCATTCCCAG GTATTTGATTCCGGAGCTGGGACCTTGTTCTCTCAAAATAACATATTCGGCACATACTGATTTGAGTGTGAAGTTTCAGAGTCATCGTAGCAG GGACTACACCAATCCTCTCCTTCCTGTTGCTCCCTCAGCTATTGATGCAAGTGGTCAG ATCAGTGTGGGTTTAGATGGGAAGAAGCTGGAGCCTGAAAGTAATGTTCTTCTAGCTTCCATTGAGAACATGCAATATGCTGTAACCTTGGATGTCCTACACATG GTTTTTTCAGCTTTTGGTCCTGTGCTAAAGATTGCAATGTTCGATAAGAATGGTGGGGTTCAGGCTTTGATACAATTTCCAG ATGTGCAGACAGCAATTGTTGCAAAGGAAGCTTTAGAAGGACATTCCATATATGAAGGAGGATTTTGTAAGCTTCATATCTCCTACTCTCGCCACACTGATCTCAGTATAAAG GTGAATAATGATCGCAGCAGAGATTATACAGTCCCAAATGTCCCTATGATGAACTCTCAACCCCAGGTCTTGGGGCAGCAACCACCTTCAGTAGGAGGTCCAGGTGTTCATCCATACAATGGACCTACGCAATATGCCCCAGCTCCTCAACAAGCACTTGGTGCACCTCCTCAGCATTCAGCTGGCTGGAACTCACCTGTTGGTGCTGCACCTCCTCAGCATTCAGCTGGCTGGAACTCACCTGTTGGTGCTGCACCTCAACAAATGCCAATGCAGATGCACAATCACCATTACTCTATGCCTCCAAGTGGGCCGACGCCGCCTCCTCCTCATATGGGTCCTGGGATGATGCCAATGCATGGACAGAACGGACTACCACATTCCGGCGGAATACCTCCTTACCATCAACAATAG
- the LOC132051703 gene encoding polypyrimidine tract-binding protein homolog 2 isoform X2 translates to MSSVSSQPQFRYTQPPSKVLHLRNLPWECTEEELIELGKPFGKVVNTKCNVGANRNQAFIEFAELNQAIAMISYYASSSEPAQVRGKTVYLQYSNRQEIVNNKTTADVAGNVLLVTIEGNDARLVSIDVLHLVFSAFGFVHKITTFEKTAGFQALVQFTDAETATSAKDALDGRSIPRYLIPELGPCSLKITYSAHTDLSVKFQSHRSRDYTNPLLPVAPSAIDASGQISVGLDGKKLEPESNVLLASIENMQYAVTLDVLHMVFSAFGPVLKIAMFDKNGGVQALIQFPDVQTAIVAKEALEGHSIYEGGFCKLHISYSRHTDLSIKVNNDRSRDYTVPNVPMMNSQPQVLGQQPPSVGGPGVHPYNGPTQYAPAPQQALGAPPQHSAGWNSPVGAAPQQMPMQMHNHHYSMPPSGPTPPPPHMGPGMMPMHGQNGLPHSGGIPPYHQQ, encoded by the exons ATGTCATCTGTATCTAGTCAGCCTCAGTTCAGATACACGCAGCCTCCCTCTAAGGTTCTACATTTAAGAAACTTACCATGGGAATGCACAGAGGAGGAACTGATTGAATTGGGAAAGCCATTTGGTAAAGTTGTTAATACCAAATGTAATGTTGGAGCAAATAGAAATCAAGCATTTATAGAATTT GCAGAATTGAATCAAGCTATTGCAATGATATCGTACTATGCTTCTTCCTCAGAACCAGCTCAGGTACGCGGGAAAACCGTCTATCTACAGTATTCCAACAGGCAAGAGATAGTGAACAACAAAACTACTGCCGATGTCGctggaaatgtattgttggtaaCTATTGAGGGAAATGATGCACGCCTTGTCAGTATAGATGTTTTACACTTG GTGTTCTCAGCTTTTGGATTTGTCCATAAGATTACTACATTTGAGAAAACTGCTGGATTCCAG GCGCTAGTGCAATTTACTGATGCAGAAACTGCGACTTCTGCGAAGGATGCCCTTGATGGAAGAAGCATTCCCAG GTATTTGATTCCGGAGCTGGGACCTTGTTCTCTCAAAATAACATATTCGGCACATACTGATTTGAGTGTGAAGTTTCAGAGTCATCGTAGCAG GGACTACACCAATCCTCTCCTTCCTGTTGCTCCCTCAGCTATTGATGCAAGTGGTCAG ATCAGTGTGGGTTTAGATGGGAAGAAGCTGGAGCCTGAAAGTAATGTTCTTCTAGCTTCCATTGAGAACATGCAATATGCTGTAACCTTGGATGTCCTACACATG GTTTTTTCAGCTTTTGGTCCTGTGCTAAAGATTGCAATGTTCGATAAGAATGGTGGGGTTCAGGCTTTGATACAATTTCCAG ATGTGCAGACAGCAATTGTTGCAAAGGAAGCTTTAGAAGGACATTCCATATATGAAGGAGGATTTTGTAAGCTTCATATCTCCTACTCTCGCCACACTGATCTCAGTATAAAG GTGAATAATGATCGCAGCAGAGATTATACAGTCCCAAATGTCCCTATGATGAACTCTCAACCCCAGGTCTTGGGGCAGCAACCACCTTCAGTAGGAGGTCCAGGTGTTCATCCATACAATGGACCTACGCAATATGCCCCAGCTCCTCAACAAGCACTTGGTGCAC CTCCTCAGCATTCAGCTGGCTGGAACTCACCTGTTGGTGCTGCACCTCAACAAATGCCAATGCAGATGCACAATCACCATTACTCTATGCCTCCAAGTGGGCCGACGCCGCCTCCTCCTCATATGGGTCCTGGGATGATGCCAATGCATGGACAGAACGGACTACCACATTCCGGCGGAATACCTCCTTACCATCAACAATAG
- the LOC132051703 gene encoding polypyrimidine tract-binding protein homolog 2 isoform X3, protein MFYTCRPMSRIYLQWQLIASGERAHVFSAFGFVHKITTFEKTAGFQALVQFTDAETATSAKDALDGRSIPRYLIPELGPCSLKITYSAHTDLSVKFQSHRSRDYTNPLLPVAPSAIDASGQISVGLDGKKLEPESNVLLASIENMQYAVTLDVLHMVFSAFGPVLKIAMFDKNGGVQALIQFPDVQTAIVAKEALEGHSIYEGGFCKLHISYSRHTDLSIKVNNDRSRDYTVPNVPMMNSQPQVLGQQPPSVGGPGVHPYNGPTQYAPAPQQALGAPPQHSAGWNSPVGAAPQQMPMQMHNHHYSMPPSGPTPPPPHMGPGMMPMHGQNGLPHSGGIPPYHQQ, encoded by the exons ATGTTTTACACTTG CAGGCCAATGTCAAGGATATATCTGCAATGGCAGCTTATTGCATCGGGAGAAAGAGCGCAT GTGTTCTCAGCTTTTGGATTTGTCCATAAGATTACTACATTTGAGAAAACTGCTGGATTCCAG GCGCTAGTGCAATTTACTGATGCAGAAACTGCGACTTCTGCGAAGGATGCCCTTGATGGAAGAAGCATTCCCAG GTATTTGATTCCGGAGCTGGGACCTTGTTCTCTCAAAATAACATATTCGGCACATACTGATTTGAGTGTGAAGTTTCAGAGTCATCGTAGCAG GGACTACACCAATCCTCTCCTTCCTGTTGCTCCCTCAGCTATTGATGCAAGTGGTCAG ATCAGTGTGGGTTTAGATGGGAAGAAGCTGGAGCCTGAAAGTAATGTTCTTCTAGCTTCCATTGAGAACATGCAATATGCTGTAACCTTGGATGTCCTACACATG GTTTTTTCAGCTTTTGGTCCTGTGCTAAAGATTGCAATGTTCGATAAGAATGGTGGGGTTCAGGCTTTGATACAATTTCCAG ATGTGCAGACAGCAATTGTTGCAAAGGAAGCTTTAGAAGGACATTCCATATATGAAGGAGGATTTTGTAAGCTTCATATCTCCTACTCTCGCCACACTGATCTCAGTATAAAG GTGAATAATGATCGCAGCAGAGATTATACAGTCCCAAATGTCCCTATGATGAACTCTCAACCCCAGGTCTTGGGGCAGCAACCACCTTCAGTAGGAGGTCCAGGTGTTCATCCATACAATGGACCTACGCAATATGCCCCAGCTCCTCAACAAGCACTTGGTGCAC CTCCTCAGCATTCAGCTGGCTGGAACTCACCTGTTGGTGCTGCACCTCAACAAATGCCAATGCAGATGCACAATCACCATTACTCTATGCCTCCAAGTGGGCCGACGCCGCCTCCTCCTCATATGGGTCCTGGGATGATGCCAATGCATGGACAGAACGGACTACCACATTCCGGCGGAATACCTCCTTACCATCAACAATAG
- the LOC132051703 gene encoding polypyrimidine tract-binding protein homolog 2 isoform X4, translating to MFYTWPMSRIYLQWQLIASGERAHVFSAFGFVHKITTFEKTAGFQALVQFTDAETATSAKDALDGRSIPRYLIPELGPCSLKITYSAHTDLSVKFQSHRSRDYTNPLLPVAPSAIDASGQISVGLDGKKLEPESNVLLASIENMQYAVTLDVLHMVFSAFGPVLKIAMFDKNGGVQALIQFPDVQTAIVAKEALEGHSIYEGGFCKLHISYSRHTDLSIKVNNDRSRDYTVPNVPMMNSQPQVLGQQPPSVGGPGVHPYNGPTQYAPAPQQALGAPPQHSAGWNSPVGAAPQQMPMQMHNHHYSMPPSGPTPPPPHMGPGMMPMHGQNGLPHSGGIPPYHQQ from the exons ATGTTTTACACTTG GCCAATGTCAAGGATATATCTGCAATGGCAGCTTATTGCATCGGGAGAAAGAGCGCAT GTGTTCTCAGCTTTTGGATTTGTCCATAAGATTACTACATTTGAGAAAACTGCTGGATTCCAG GCGCTAGTGCAATTTACTGATGCAGAAACTGCGACTTCTGCGAAGGATGCCCTTGATGGAAGAAGCATTCCCAG GTATTTGATTCCGGAGCTGGGACCTTGTTCTCTCAAAATAACATATTCGGCACATACTGATTTGAGTGTGAAGTTTCAGAGTCATCGTAGCAG GGACTACACCAATCCTCTCCTTCCTGTTGCTCCCTCAGCTATTGATGCAAGTGGTCAG ATCAGTGTGGGTTTAGATGGGAAGAAGCTGGAGCCTGAAAGTAATGTTCTTCTAGCTTCCATTGAGAACATGCAATATGCTGTAACCTTGGATGTCCTACACATG GTTTTTTCAGCTTTTGGTCCTGTGCTAAAGATTGCAATGTTCGATAAGAATGGTGGGGTTCAGGCTTTGATACAATTTCCAG ATGTGCAGACAGCAATTGTTGCAAAGGAAGCTTTAGAAGGACATTCCATATATGAAGGAGGATTTTGTAAGCTTCATATCTCCTACTCTCGCCACACTGATCTCAGTATAAAG GTGAATAATGATCGCAGCAGAGATTATACAGTCCCAAATGTCCCTATGATGAACTCTCAACCCCAGGTCTTGGGGCAGCAACCACCTTCAGTAGGAGGTCCAGGTGTTCATCCATACAATGGACCTACGCAATATGCCCCAGCTCCTCAACAAGCACTTGGTGCAC CTCCTCAGCATTCAGCTGGCTGGAACTCACCTGTTGGTGCTGCACCTCAACAAATGCCAATGCAGATGCACAATCACCATTACTCTATGCCTCCAAGTGGGCCGACGCCGCCTCCTCCTCATATGGGTCCTGGGATGATGCCAATGCATGGACAGAACGGACTACCACATTCCGGCGGAATACCTCCTTACCATCAACAATAG